A stretch of the Aegilops tauschii subsp. strangulata cultivar AL8/78 chromosome 4, Aet v6.0, whole genome shotgun sequence genome encodes the following:
- the LOC141021715 gene encoding uncharacterized protein — MAEEPFAKRHHSEPSDKSSNLVDVHVPGEKREYMRTLTEVGLHGKETLEIICTSEPDKADKVMSRLRMKGGGLYPSFIGVDVEYTSDDEPPQMAAVLQLCVEELCLVYHIAVATKCIGGNKRMLNKSGLEINPNNFIDMQRKWKDPKTDKYYDSLADDAGSVIHPFYSGMKKKMDKADHKLWGTSPLPDNFITYAGIDAYATYKSWKTIDNIVTGWDISKEQEADPYYHCSFAG, encoded by the exons atGGCGGAGGAACCGTTCGCCAAGCGTCATCATAGTGAGCCGTCGGACAAGAGCAGCAACCTCGTCGATGTTCACGTCCCTGGCGAGAAGCGCGAGTACATGAGAACCCTTACAGAGGTTGGGCTCCACGGCAAGGAGACGCTGGAGATCATCTGCACCAGCGAACCAGACAAGGCCGACAAGGTGATGAGCAGGCTCAGGATGAAGGGCGGCGGCTTGTATCCGAGCTTCATCGGAGTTGATGTGGAGTACACCAGCGACGATGAACCTCCACAGATGGCGGCAGTCCTGCAGTTGTGCGTCGAGGAACTCTGCTTGGTGTACCACATCGCAGTAGCCACAAAATG CATTGGAGGTAACAAGCGGATGCTGAACAAGTCTGGTTTGGAGATCAACCCCAACAACTTCATCGACATGCAGCGCAAGTGGAAAGATCCAAAGACCGACAAATACTACGACTCCTTGGCCGATGATGCAGGCAGCGTAATCCACCCATTCTACAGCggcatgaagaagaagatggacaaGGCAGACCACAAATTGTGGGGGACGAGCCCGCTGCCAGACAACTTTATCACGTACGCAGGAATAGATGCGTACGCCACGTACAAGTCATGGAAGACAATCGACAACATCGTGACAGGTTGGGATATTTCAAAAGAGCAGGAGGCTGACCCCTACTACCACTGCAGCTTCGCGGGATGA
- the LOC141021716 gene encoding uncharacterized protein, with protein MAAVLQLCVDELCLVYHIAAAKKWPKRLNDMLQHERLFTFAGFSIESDKEKLKLPGLEINPNKFIDIQRKWRVPYTGKEYDSLTDVAASVIHPFYKGMKKNINT; from the exons ATGGCAGCAGTCCTGCAGTTGTGCGTCGACGAGCTCTGCTTGGTGTACCACATCGCAGCGGCCAAAAAATG GCCCAAGCGCCTGAACGACATGCTGCAGCATGAGAGGTTGTTCACATTTGCCGGTTTCAGCATTGAAAGCGACAAAGAGAAGCTGAAGTTGCCCGGTTTGGAGATCAACCCCAACAAGTTCATCGACATTCAGCGCAAGTGGAGAGTTCCATACACCGGAAAAGAGTACGACTCCTTGACTGATGTTGCAGCCAGCGTCATCCACCCATTCTACAAAGGCATGAAGAAGAACATCAACACGTAG